The Nicotiana sylvestris chromosome 6, ASM39365v2, whole genome shotgun sequence genomic sequence gggtgcatttcatgcgacgcaatccaaagacatgtttttaaacgatgttcacattttttttatataataataaaagtggtaaagagttaaaacttgcacaagagcgcataattgtataaaatcagataaacaagccgaatatgacagttgagcgaccgtgctagaaccacggaattcgggaatgcctaacaccttctcccgggttaacagaattccttatccggatttctggttcgcagactgtaatatggagtcattcttttcctcgattcgggattaaaattggtgacttgggataccctaaatctcccaagtgacgtctctgaaataaacaaacaaatcccgtttcgattgtccattaattggaaaaaactccttgtaccctcgcgggtgccggaaaaaggaggtgtgacaagtataagcaccacattaataaaaatatagacaATAAGAGATAGTATCAAGaagccatataaaagcagaatGAAAACAACCAgatagtaaggtgatcaacaatgaaagaaaataatggttagtcataaaaacctactaccaacaCTACTGCtatgaacactctagactacctactctactaccctaataCGCGACCTCCATACCTtcttatcaagggtcatgtccttggTCAGTTGAAGCTGCGTtgtgtcttgcctaatcacctcaccCACCTCTTCTTTCGCCTACTTCTACCTCTCTGTAGGACCTCCGATTCAACCtttcacacctcctcactggggtgtctgtgctcctcctcctcacgtgaccaaaccacctaagtcgtgattcccgcatcttgtcctcaatatGAGCCACACCCACCTTGTCGCGAATAATCTCATTTTTTATCCTATCTAAcctggtgtgcccgcacatccatctcaacattctcatctctgctactttcatcttctggacatgagcgatcttgaccgtccaacactcagccccatacaacattgttggtctgaccaccactctatagaacttacccttaagtttcagtggcaccttcttgtcacacaaaacaccggaagtgagtctccatttcatccatcccgtCCCAATACAATGTGTCAaatcttcatcaatctccccatcCCCCTAAATGatagacccaaggtacttaaaactccCTCTCCTAGGGATGACCTGTGAGTCCAGCCTTACCTCCCCTTCCCTCATTGAGTCTCGCCCCTGAACTTATACTCCAAAtattctgtcttggtcctgctcaacttgaaacctttagattccAAGGTCTGTCTCCATACCTCTAATTGTGCATTCACATTGTCTCGCGTCTCGCCAATCAATACAATATCATctacaaatagcatgcaccacgaCAACTCCCCTTGGATGTGGCGCTTCAGTACATCCATCACCAGAGCAAACAAAAAAGGGCTGAGTGCTGACCCCTGGTGCAACCCCATCATAAGCGGAAACGCTCAGGGTCCCCACCCACCATCCTCACTCGGGTCTttactccatcatacatgtccttaatcaaccTAACATAGGCAACATGCacacctctagcctccaaacatctctACAAAACCTCCCTCGGAATTTTATCGTACGTCTTTTCTAAGTCGATGAACACCATATataagtccttctttctctcCTTATACTTCTCCATCATTCTCCTAACAAGGTGGATGGCTTCTGTAGTCGAACGCCCCGGCATAAATCCAAATTGGTTCTCGAAAATAGACACACCCCTCCCCACCCTTAGCTCTACCACTTTCTCTTATACTTTCATAGTATGGTTAAGCAACTTGATACCCCGATAGTTATTGCAATGTCACCCTTATTCTCCGGTCCGGTCGCTTTGCCCCTGCTCATCTTACGCCCCCCTCAACTTCATCAACTCTAATTGGCCTATAATATCCAAAGTCACAACGACTCCCGGAGAGTTCCAAATCACCCAGGACAATACTCGTGTCCCCCTCCTCGTTCAAGAGACTATGGAAGTAGGTCTGCCATATCCGACGAATAAGCCCCTCATCCAACAAAACTCTACCTTCTTCGTCCTTGATGCACTTCACTTGGTCCAAGTCCCGCGCTTCATCAACCTAAAGTTCAAACGTTAACACATTAAAAAAATTATTCTCTTACACTTAGCTGTTTGGGACTCCAATGTAtatttatctttttatttttttaaattattaaatagTCGCGACTAAAAAATTATAaagtaacaaaagaaaaaaattatattataaaAAGGTATTCAAAAGGTCTTAAGTTCACATCTTAAACATCTTGGTAGAGAGCATTTTTTCTTTAATAAACtttagtatatttttttttatgaacCTTAGTgacaagaagaaagaaagaaagaaaagaactacTATATGTTTGTTACTTTCTTTCTTATCTCCCTCACTAGTGAATATTACTGGCAATTCCAATTTCTTTTAACTGAACTAATGCAAACCCCAGAAGCCAAAATTATAGGAATTCAAAGAATATGTTGATCCATACAACCTTTTCCACATATTTTTATCCCAAGATTCACTGTACCCAGAAACTGAAAGCTGTGAATTCATCTTCTTCTGATGAAAGCACAACTTTAAAAGATGTCCCTTTTCATTCTCAAATACAGAAAAAGTTAAAATACCCTTTGAATTGTAATAACAAATTATGCTTTTGCTGCAGTAGAAGAAGTTTTATGGCAGCAGTTGGAGCAGCTGCTCTCTTGCCTATCCATCCTTCACTTGCTTCTGATGATATTGATTCCatggtaatatatatatatatatatatatatatatatatatatatatatatatatatatatatatatatatatatatatatatatatatatatatatatatataatgcttcaCTTTTACTCTTTTCCTGTTGAAGACAACAAATTTAAGTAGATAAAAATGGTGTTAATTAAGAGCTTAAATATTTCAATGAGATAGTCACACAAGTAGACAGAAGTGTAGCTTCAAGTCTCACTGCCACCATTTGTTGAAAAAAAGAATGAGTCAATGTGTTGAAAAAAAAGGGGCAGCCAGTGTACAAGACATTCCGCGTTCACGCAGGGTCCGGGTAAGGTCCGCATTCAAAAGGATGTGATGTAGACAGCCTAccgtaatgcaagcattagtggctgcttccGCGGCCCGAATCCATGACATATAGGTCACACGGCGATAACTTTActgttgctccaaggctccccttcacaATATGTtcaaaatataattaaataatttatgtATTCTTTATGCAGTTTAAACTTTTAGACGAGATGATCGCACACTTCTAACATGAAATATTAAACAAGATTATTTTCATTGCATGAATTTGGTATTTTGACCCTCAGCATTAAAATATTCTGACTATGATGTTAGCCGATTCCCAACTAGTTTGGAATTGAGGCGACATCGACTTATTGACTTGTCTGACATAAAATTGGTGCTAGGCGATTTTCCCACACATTTAAAGAAACAGTCTGTAGAATTTTGGTAGTTCAAGTTGAGAATGTTGGACTCTAACTTGTAAAGTATTGAACTTTTGAGAACAGAAGTATTTTTGCTAGTTCGTTACTGAAGTTTCCGGAAGTAAGGATATTAACAGTCAGGAAAAATGTCTGGATGGAGAAGCATAATCTATGGGCTAATCCGAGTCGTAGCATGAATATTTTTAGAAGAAGTTTCAATATAGTAATTTAAGCTGGAGAATACCTGCTCTTTCCTTAGAGTTATTGGAACTGATTAAGTAAGAACAACAGAACTTTGCAGTGAGGCAGATTTGCTAATGTTGTATTTGTTCGATCACAAACAAATGTTGTAGTTGTAGCTTTAACATGCTTTATCAGTGATTTACCAATGACTAATTTTACGTGTAGGCAATGTTGAATAGGTGGCATCCTCCTAGGCCAGATTGGTATGAGGAGTTTTATGCATCAGCGATGAACACAAGTATGAAATCTTATGAATCAGAGGTTAGCTCGTATTTACCACTTGAGAGCTGcagaagttattttgaatttgtagATGGTGGAAGTACATAAGATTTTCTGAACTAAATTTATTTATTCTGTAAGATTGAAGGTTACAAGTCAGAGCTTTTTGCTAATCTGAGAGGCCAGGCCAAACAAGTCCTCGAAATTGGTATCGGGACAGGTCCAAATTTGAAGTATTATGCCAGTGAGGCTGGCACTTCCGTTTATGGCATTGATCCAAATAGGAAGATGGAGAAATATGCTCAAGCAGCAGCAGAGGCTGCAGGCCTTCCACCTTCAAATTTCAAATTCTTGCACGCGGTTTGTACCTTTAATCAGACTCAATATGTCAATATCATCCTGCTGTTAAAAGTTACTGGTATTTCTGGAGAATACACTGAAAGGTTAAATCGAAATTGCTTTGTCGTTAAGCTTAGCAGCCACATGTTAACTTGTACGCATAAAAGACCTTCTAGGATAAAGTCTTTCTTTTATGGCTTTCCTTATGAAGTGTTTTTGCATTTTTCACAATGCTCAACTTAATGTGTTTTACATCATAGCATCAGAATAATACTAGGCATATGGTAATTTAACTGTGCCCGTGTAACCGTCCCCTTTTCTTTTGCGTCTTTTAGGCATTGCTTTCTGTTTTCTTTTCGGTTATTAATTCTTACCTTTTCCCCACGTCATATAACATTTTACAGCATGCTTTATCCTTCATCTTCATTTTTCCTTCTGATACACCTTGTTCTCAAACTCAGCTCCTTTTTAGGTGTTCTTATTTTTCTGGTCGAGGTCAGGCATTTCTTCATATATTTCACTTTagtctttctcttttcttttttaatgcTTTGCTCGTATACTTACTTCTCTAGGCTCTTCAGTGTGTGTATTTTCGACCGTATATGTAATGCAAATCCCTCAAGAGTGTAGCTGTTGTACCTAGTTGATGAAATATGTGGGTTCTGCCGTTGTGTTAGTTGGTACAGCAATGTACTTTGTATGAGCAGGCAACTAGTCACTCACACATCATTATCTGGAGACATTTCTAACACATAATAGGAAATTTGTAAGTTGAAGTTGATAATTTCACGCAGGTCTCGGAGTCCTTGCCATTACGTGATGCTTCAGTTGATGCTGTCATTGGCACCCTTGTGTTATGTTCTGTCACAGATGTTAATCTGACACTGCAGGGTATATAATCTTTTTTTGGTTTATGCTTTAATGTTCcttttcaattcatatcctactCTTTGTCTTGTCTGCTTTAGTGGCAGAAGGACTTGTCCAACTGCAAAATCAAGTCATATAACTGTCCCTGCTCACAACTTCCATCATAGTAGTGTGGCAAATCTTATATTAAATATAAGCCTGACTCTTTTTGATTGTCATTGTATCGTATCTTGTATAACCATCAGGCCTTTGTATCATGATCTTACTTGTCTCTATCTTGTAGTTATGTTTGAATTTTCCACTACAAATGGATAAGCAACACAGGTTCATTTCATTGAGCTATTCATTAAACGTCCTCATTTTGTTGTAGAAGGCACTCTTAACATTTTATATATTGCTCTTCTGAGAGCGAAAGACGGTTTCAGCATAGGACTTCAATGACCTTATCTTAATGTGTTAACCTTGCAAATGCACAAAGTTATCAAAGATGAAAGACAATTATGCACCATCTTTATTTATTCTGCAGCTTCTGGATCTGCTTTTCTACCAAAATCTTGTTGTTCATCCAAACTTATAGTAACATTACAACTTATGAAAATGTCGTAGTCTGGTTAATCTGGTTAGTTGGTGTATGCGGATTCTTTCTTGTTGCTGTTATAGGTCTAACATATTATCCTAACGATGTTAGTTTATGGAACCTCGACAGCTTAACCTTCTCTTTGATAACCACCTCCATTTGGATCCTGAAGCAGCATTAAGTCAAAATATTATGGTGATCATGTcgttttcatttttaaaaaatgtgaGACTCTAAGCCAGGATACTGATATCTGTGTATTTCACTGTTGTTGAAATGCTCTTTCCCTCTTGACTTACTAtctctcctttcttttctttagaaAGATAGAAAAGGATGAAATTCTGATATAATGCTATATCGTTTTCACGTAGAGATCAGAAGAGTGCTCAAGCCTGGTGGCCTTTACCTCTTTGTTGAACATGTAGCTGCAGCAGGTAAACATAATAGTCACATTCTTCATTTTAAGCTATTTCCCTGCCTCTCCTAATGTGTTATCATCATCAAGTAAAAAGTATATTTTTCCGGCTGCAATTGGACAGATGGAACAATTCTCAGATTCGTTCAGGGATTGCTTGATCCTTTGCAGCAAACACTCGCAGATGGTTGTCATCTTACCAGGAAAACAGGAAATGATATCAGTAAAGCCGGTTTCTCGAATGTAGACAGTCATCAAGCTGTCTTATCAGCTGCATCGCTGATAAATCCTCATATCATTGGTCTAGCTCGCAACTAGATATATCCAAGTGTTACAATGGTGTGTTTGTGACTCTTTAGCTCGTGTCAAAGCTTCTCCCACAGCATGTTTAAGCTGCCTAATATTTTGCCCCGGAACAGCAAGGGAACAACACCTATTGTAGGATTAAGCATCACCATTTACTGGAAAAAGATAACACGTGTTCTTGATATTGGGTTTCCTTGACTAGTTTTTTAGTGTCTCAAGTGAAAACAACAGATTTCACTGCATTTTGTAACACACAGTTGATCTCGCGATGGGATGCTATATCATATCTAAGCAGAGGCGGATCAAGGATTTGAATTCTATGGGTTCGAACTCATTATAATgttaaagttatgagttcatataTGCTATTTGTTCTTATTTTAGACAATTTGTATACATAAATCTACGCTCCGCGTTAAAAATACTGGGTTCAGATGAACCCGGCATCGCGACGCTGGATCCGCCCCTGTATCTAAGCTTTGTGCATAGTATAAATACTTCCTTTTTGAAGCATGTTTATAGGTGCATTTGTATCAACCTTCTAATCTGATTTGCAATCTTGCTATGTTGATTGAGTAAACAATTTAATACGAATGTTTCAATGGTTGACTGCTAATTCTTTGACATCCAAGCTACAATAATCTAGAATATGAAATTAAAGTGAGGCGAAGGCCAAGCTAAAACAAGTTATTGGTGCTaatttaactatat encodes the following:
- the LOC104223693 gene encoding uncharacterized protein, translating into MLIHTTFSTYFYPKIHCTQKLKAVNSSSSDESTTLKDVPFHSQIQKKLKYPLNCNNKLCFCCSRRSFMAAVGAAALLPIHPSLASDDIDSMAMLNRWHPPRPDWYEEFYASAMNTSMKSYESEIEGYKSELFANLRGQAKQVLEIGIGTGPNLKYYASEAGTSVYGIDPNRKMEKYAQAAAEAAGLPPSNFKFLHAVSESLPLRDASVDAVIGTLVLCSVTDVNLTLQEIRRVLKPGGLYLFVEHVAAADGTILRFVQGLLDPLQQTLADGCHLTRKTGNDISKAGFSNVDSHQAVLSAASLINPHIIGLARN